In Canis lupus familiaris isolate Mischka breed German Shepherd chromosome 24, alternate assembly UU_Cfam_GSD_1.0, whole genome shotgun sequence, a single genomic region encodes these proteins:
- the SYCP2 gene encoding synaptonemal complex protein 2 isoform X1 — MKLPKKQQNTFSAEKQKDIPSSLPKDAIRDNSLGLSPISLSGSPSSIEVMRCNTGTEKIRERDFTQDFDGVTKSLSPSLKTSPESSNSKYGVGGPIKSPTNSDKKLCARESCSLIPQSFLLGNRSTSPLSMSSEGREQIWCDMPCDSTHVSDSIQHISCKRMYVEDNLSSADEVELEKEEEGRVCLIPKKRSKNEDSVHHTYEVSGSISPLSTNDFSIHGESWENELSEVMCESLNAEFRRKFHVRQKIMDYFTKQSWKTAQQHLNTMNQQIQEYRINKLEKFQFIIIEELENYEKDSQSLKDLEKEFVDFWEKTFQKFSAYQKSEQQRLHLLKASLEKNVFYNTDYEDTVFRSEMCSMKENMKMLQDRLLKETQEEELLNVRRGLMSLFMAHERNVHV; from the exons ATGAAGCTTCCAAAGAAACAACAGAACACCTTCTCTGCCGAAAAACAAAAGGATATACCATCATCTCTACCAAAAGATGCTATAAGAGATAATAGCCTTGGCTTATCTCCTATATCTTTATCTGGGAGCCCATCCTCTATAGAAGTAATGAGAT GCAATACAGgtacagagaaaataagagaaagggatTTTACTCAAGATTTTGATGGTGTGACAAAATCCCTATCACCTTCTCTGAAAACTTCACCTGAATCCTCAAACAGTAAATATGGAGTTGGAGGTCCAATAAAGTCACCTACAAACAGTGACAAAAAATTATGTGCAAGAGAAAGTTGCTCACTAATTCCACAGTCCTTCTTGTTG GGAAATCGTTCTACATCTCCACTATCCATGTCTAGTGAAGGAAGAGAGCAAATATGGTGTGACATGCCTTGTGACTCTACTCATGTGTCAG ACTCCATACAGCATATTAGTTGCAAACGAATGTACGTGGAAGATAATCTAAGTAGTGCTGATGAAGTAGAattggaaaaggaggaggaagggagagtaTGCTTGATTCCCAAAAAACGATCTAAAAATGAAGATAGCGTTCATCACACTTACGAAG TGTCTGGAAGTATATCTCCATTGTCAACAAATGACTTTTCTATCCATGGGGAAAGCTGGGAAAACGAACTCTCAGAGGTGATGTGCGAGAGCCTCAACGCAGAATTTAGGAGGAAATTTCAT GTCCGCCAAAAAATTATGGATTACTTTACTAAGCAGTCTTGGAAAACAGCTCAACAACATCTGAATACAATGAACCAACAGATTCAGGAGTATAg gATCAACAAACTTGAAAAGTTCCAATTCATCATCATAGAGGAGTTGGAGAATTATGAAAAAGATTCACAGTCTTTAAAAGATTTGGAGAAAGAATTTGTg gaTTTCTGGGAGAAGACATTTCAGAAGTTCAGTGCCTATCAAAAAAGTGAACAGCAGAG GCTTCACCTTTTGAAAGCGtcactggaaaaaaatgtcttctacAACACTGATTACGAGGACACTGTTTTTCGATCTGAG ATGtgttcaatgaaagaaaatatgaaaatgctgCAAGACAGGCTTCTGAAGGAAACA CAAGAAGAGGAGCTTCTTAATGTACGCAGAGGACTGATGTCATTATTCATGGCTCATGAAAGAAATGTTCATGTGTGA